Proteins encoded by one window of Panthera uncia isolate 11264 unplaced genomic scaffold, Puncia_PCG_1.0 HiC_scaffold_2431, whole genome shotgun sequence:
- the LOC125917796 gene encoding kalirin-like, whose translation LSGGCELTVVLQDFNAGHSSELTIQVGQTVELLERPSERPGWCLVRTTERSPPQEGLVPSSALCISHSRSSVEMDCFFPLVKDTAPRSFEVSTGETRGTRKRWVKLRNVVLFEV comes from the exons CTCTCTGGCGGATGTGAGTTGACCGTGGTCCTCCAGGACTTCAATGCAGGCCACAGCAGCGAGCTGACCATCCAGGTGGGACAGACGGTGGAGCTGCTGGAGCGGCCCAGCGAGCGGCCGGGCTGGTGTCTGGTCCGCACCACGGAAAGGAGCCCCCCGCAAGAGGGCCTGGTTCCCAGCAGCGCCCTGTGCATCTCCCATTCCCGAAGCAGCGTGGAGATGGACTGCTTCTTCCCCCTGGTGAAAG ATACAGCTCCCCGGTCCTTTGAAGTGTCCACTGGAGAAACTCGTGGTACCAGGAAGAGATGGGTGAAACTCAGGAATGTGGTTCTGTTTGAAGTCTAA